The genomic interval CTGGCCGTTGAGAATGAGGAGTAAGAGGATGTCGAAACGCTCAAGGATCGCTCGGGCGGGCCATGTGGTTGTCAAGATCGGCAGCGCGATCTTTATGCGCGAGGGCGGCCGTGTCGACCGACGCACCTTCGCGGCGCTGGTCGACGACCTCGATCGTCTGATGAGCGCCGGGGTGCGTGTCACCGTCGTGACCTCAGGGGCGGTCGCGCTGGGGCGACAGGCCCTGGGCGTGACTCCGGGGCCCTGTGCGGTGGCCGAACTCCAGGCATTTGCTGCGCTGGGGCAGTCGCGCCTGATGCAGATGTGGGAGGCGGAGTTTGGCCACTACGACCGCCACGTGGCCCAGGTGCTGCTCGGGCGTCAGGATATGGCCGATCGCGGGCGCTACCTCAACGCTCGCAGCGCGCTGGAGACGCTGCATGCCTTCGGCGCGGTGCCGATCATCAACGAGAATGACACGGTTGCCACCGAGGAGCTCACCTTCGGCGACAACGACCAGCTCGCCGCCATGTGCGCCGCGCTGCTGGGGGCGGATCTCCTGGTGCTGCTCTCCGATGTGGCGGGGCTCCTGGAGGTTGTGGAGGGTGACGATGGCACACGCAGCTTCGGCGAGCGGGTCGAGGAGATCGCGCTTGATGATCCGCGCGTAGACCAGTGGGCCGGACCGCCGGCCTCGGGGGTGGGGCGGGGCGGGATGGTCTCCAAGATCATGGCCGCACGTATCGCCGCGCGCGCCGATACCCCGACGGTGATCGCGCCGGGCAAGCGCCCCGGTGTGCTGGCGGCTCTGTGGGCGGAAGAGCCGGTGGGAACCTTCTTTGATCCGGGGCAGGGCGGGGCGGTGCGTGCTCGCAAACGCTGGATTGACCACGGTGCGCGAGCCGAAGGTCGGATTTTCTGCGACGCGGGCGCCATGCGTGCAGTGCGCGAGCGTGGCGCAAGTCTGCTGCCCATCGGTGTGACGAAGGTGGAGGGGAACTTCGAGTCGGGGAGCCTGGTGGAGCTCATCGGCCCCGAAGACGAGGAGAGCTTTGCCCGCGGGCTTGTCTCCTACAGCGCCGCTCAGATCCGCGCGATCGCCGGGCTGCGCTCCGAAGCGATTGAGGAGGCGATTGGTTCCACGGCGATCGACGCGATCGTGCATCGCGACAATCTGGTGCTGACCTGAGCGGCCCGCTTGCTCAGAGGCCGAGCAGTGAGCGGATCATATCCGGGCCGAGGTAGAGCATCACCACGGTGGAGGCCATGATGATCAACATCAAAAAGGGATTGATGAAGTTCTCCACCCGCACCTTATCGGCGGCGACGACCTCCCCCTCGACTTTGATCTCGCAATAGGGGCGAAACCCGATCACCGACACCAGCTCGGCCTCGATATGGTGAAGATCGCCGTCTTCGTCCTCATAGATCGCTTCGAGCAGCGGGCGAAGCCGGGGGCCACCGCGACCGTCGAGCTTCTGGTCATCAAGCCAGAGCTCGTACTGAGGCGCCAGGTAGAGCCAGCGAAGCGTCCAGTCGCCGGTAACTTTAAGGGTGTGGTCGCGCCATTGAACTTCCATCGGGGGCTCCGTCAGAGGAGGGCAATCGTAGCGAGCATGCAGCGATGCCACCCAGTGTAGCGAGCTGGACGCGGCGGGAAAAGCAGGACGGCTCCGGCCAGAGCTTAGATGGCGGGCGATTCCTGAGCGATCTGTGAGGCGCCGACCAGGATGAACTTTTTGTGCACGCGCAGGGCGTAGGCGCAATTCTCGGCGATGGACTGCTCGGTGTAAGGCTCTTCGCGGCAGTCGAGCACATCGGTCCAGCCGGCGACGTGGTCGGGGAAGTACACATCCAGGCCGGTGCTCTCCACCGGGCCAACCTGGACGGCGGATTTGGCGTCGTAAAGATAAAGGGGCTGCTTTTCCATCGGTGACATCCAGTGTGGAACAAAGCCGGCCTCCGGACCGCAGGTCGGGAGGCCGGCTCTCGTAATCAAGGGAATCGATCGCGTATCAGAACCCCCACGCAAGCTGCGCGGAGCCTGGCGTGTCTTATTCGGAGTAGAGCTTCTCGCGGCGCTCCTGCTCTTCTTTGCAGGCAATGCACATGGTGGTGACCGGGCGAGCGCGCAGACGCTGAATGGAGATATCGTCGCCGCAGACCACGCATTCGCCAAACTCGCCCTGATTGATGCGCTCAATGGCCAGGTCGATCTTGTCGATGAGGTAGCGCTCGCGACCCCGCAGGCGAAGACTCAGGCTCTGATCGGTCAGCGCGCTGGCCAGATCGGCCTCATCGGCCATATCGTCTTTGGAGAGCTCGATCTCGTGTTTGATGGTATTGGCGGCTTTATGAAGGAGGCGCTTTTTCTCATCGTTGAGAAGCTGCCGGAATTCCTCGATATGTTCAGGACTCATGGCAAAACCCACACGCTGTCTCGGCCTACAGGCCGAAGGATTAGAGATGGTTGCGGCGGCATAAGCCTCTGGATGAGCGCCAAACGTAAGCACCGTAAAGCGATCTACCCAGCGACCCTCGAGCGTGGTGCCGGCTCCCCAGGGAATGGCGACCCGATTCGACGCCACCCAAAAGAGCCTGCGAAGTGTATTCAAAACCCCGCAGAGTTCAAGGGGGCTATCGCCCGCGCCGGAGCCCCCCAACAACGCGACCCCGCTAAGTTCATCCCGGGTAAGAAAAAAACTTTCCAGCATGCCAACCCGGGGTACAATCGCCGCAGCACGAACGCCTCATAGTTCTGGGCACCTCTCGCCACCGCCGTGCGTTGTCGGGAGAAGGGGATCGCCCGTACAGACCTCGGGGCCTGAAGTTGACACTGTTTTTGCGAGCGTGGCACGATGCGAGCGAATTTCTTCGAGTACAGCTTTAAGTAAGGAGCAGTCACATGGCGATGGCCAATGGACGGAACTGCATCGGTCTCGACATCGGTTCGAGCTCGGTCAAGCTGTGCGTCCTTAAAAGCACAAAACGCGGTCTGAGCTTGCAGGCTTTTGATTACGCGCAGCTCCCGCCGGAGACGATCGTCGACGGCGCGCTGATGAACTCGACGGTCGTCGCCGACGCCATCGTGGAGCTTCTGAGGCGCAACAAGATTCGGCATAAAGAGTGCGCGTTGAGCGTCTCGGGCAACACGGTCATCGTCAAAAAGATCCGTCTGCCGCTGATGACCCAGGAGGAGCTCGAAGAGTCGATTCAGTGGGAGGCCGAGCAGCATATCGCCTTCAATATCCAGGACGTCTTCATCGGCTTTGAGGTCGTCGCGCCCAAGACCGATCAGGGGCAGATGGATGTGGTGCTGGTCGCGGCCAAGAAAGACATGATCAACGACTATGTGGCCGTCTGCCACGACGGGGGCGTGGAGCCGCTGGTGGTCGATGTCGAT from Lujinxingia sediminis carries:
- a CDS encoding TraR/DksA family transcriptional regulator; this encodes MSPEHIEEFRQLLNDEKKRLLHKAANTIKHEIELSKDDMADEADLASALTDQSLSLRLRGRERYLIDKIDLAIERINQGEFGECVVCGDDISIQRLRARPVTTMCIACKEEQERREKLYSE
- the proB gene encoding glutamate 5-kinase → MSKRSRIARAGHVVVKIGSAIFMREGGRVDRRTFAALVDDLDRLMSAGVRVTVVTSGAVALGRQALGVTPGPCAVAELQAFAALGQSRLMQMWEAEFGHYDRHVAQVLLGRQDMADRGRYLNARSALETLHAFGAVPIINENDTVATEELTFGDNDQLAAMCAALLGADLLVLLSDVAGLLEVVEGDDGTRSFGERVEEIALDDPRVDQWAGPPASGVGRGGMVSKIMAARIAARADTPTVIAPGKRPGVLAALWAEEPVGTFFDPGQGGAVRARKRWIDHGARAEGRIFCDAGAMRAVRERGASLLPIGVTKVEGNFESGSLVELIGPEDEESFARGLVSYSAAQIRAIAGLRSEAIEEAIGSTAIDAIVHRDNLVLT